One Glutamicibacter mishrai genomic window carries:
- a CDS encoding TlyA family RNA methyltransferase produces MNRLDQELVTRALARSRTEAAKLLASGRVLLDGTEVTKASKKVAPTDELVVLPSEGEEYVSRAGHKLAGALDVFTTIDPAGLRCLDAGASTGGFTDVLLRRGAEHVVAADVGHGQLVAEIREDPRVSVHEGLNVRYLTPEDIGGVVDLVVADLSFISLRLVIDALASATKPGGSLVLMVKPQFEVGREHLNRTGVVTDPQLRQSSVEAVIASARAAGLNLRGLARSPLPGQDGNVEFFLWLMAGENAQPADVPLIEQNVDYS; encoded by the coding sequence GTGAATCGGCTCGATCAAGAACTCGTCACCCGTGCCCTGGCGCGGTCGCGCACCGAGGCGGCCAAGCTGCTCGCCTCCGGACGCGTCTTGCTCGACGGGACCGAGGTGACCAAGGCTTCGAAGAAGGTCGCGCCAACGGATGAGCTGGTGGTGTTGCCCAGCGAAGGCGAAGAATACGTGTCCCGCGCAGGGCATAAGCTGGCTGGCGCACTAGATGTATTTACCACTATCGATCCCGCCGGGCTGCGCTGTCTGGATGCCGGAGCATCCACCGGCGGCTTTACCGACGTGCTATTGCGCAGAGGCGCAGAACATGTGGTCGCAGCCGATGTCGGCCATGGCCAGCTCGTCGCTGAAATTCGAGAAGACCCTCGGGTTTCGGTCCATGAGGGGTTGAACGTCCGCTACCTTACGCCCGAGGATATTGGGGGAGTTGTCGACCTGGTAGTAGCCGACTTGTCCTTCATCTCCCTGCGCCTTGTGATCGATGCCTTGGCCAGCGCCACCAAGCCTGGCGGGTCGCTGGTCCTCATGGTCAAGCCCCAGTTCGAGGTTGGTCGCGAACATCTGAACCGCACCGGCGTGGTCACCGATCCGCAGCTGCGCCAATCATCGGTTGAAGCCGTTATTGCCAGCGCACGGGCAGCGGGGCTGAACTTGCGAGGTCTGGCACGCAGTCCGCTGCCCGGCCAAGACGGCAATGTCGAATTCTTCCTTTGGCTTATGGCCGGCGAGAATGCACAGCCTGCAGATGTTCCGCTGATCGAGCAGAACGTTGACTATTCTTAG
- a CDS encoding HAD-IIA family hydrolase has product MLISGFDSVLSDLDGVVYAGANAIDDAVESLNTLAEVNVTLAFITNNAGRSPMSVAAHLRQLGVKTSAEQVFGSADAGAEMLARELNPGAKVLVVGSPYLRECIAVRGLEVVESHADEPVAVIQGFDPDLSWKNLAEASYAINNGASWVATNTDLTIPRAEGIAPGNGSLVNAVKLATGAEPKVAGKPESYLFARAADRLDSHRPLVVGDRLDTDILGGFRAGFSTALVLTGVDSPRTALGAPVEQRPNYLINTLADLYRPYPTIKVLGYGVQVGDAVAKVDAGSIEVSGSESDLNAWRAACHAWWLAHPRQSGHEVPEIRFTERGLDTLRRVRG; this is encoded by the coding sequence ATGCTGATTTCCGGATTTGATTCTGTCCTCTCCGATCTCGACGGGGTCGTATACGCTGGCGCCAACGCCATCGACGACGCCGTAGAGTCGCTGAACACCCTTGCGGAAGTGAACGTCACTTTGGCGTTCATTACCAACAATGCGGGGCGTTCGCCGATGTCTGTCGCAGCGCACCTGCGCCAGCTCGGAGTCAAGACCAGTGCAGAGCAGGTTTTCGGTTCAGCAGATGCTGGCGCCGAGATGCTCGCGCGCGAACTGAACCCCGGGGCCAAGGTCCTGGTGGTGGGTTCCCCCTACCTGCGTGAATGCATCGCAGTGCGCGGCCTGGAGGTCGTCGAGTCCCACGCCGATGAACCGGTAGCGGTCATCCAGGGGTTTGACCCCGATCTGTCGTGGAAAAACCTTGCCGAGGCCAGCTACGCCATCAACAATGGCGCGTCCTGGGTCGCCACCAATACCGATCTGACCATCCCCCGTGCAGAGGGCATTGCCCCGGGCAACGGTTCATTGGTCAACGCGGTGAAGCTGGCCACGGGCGCCGAACCCAAGGTCGCCGGCAAGCCGGAGTCCTACCTCTTTGCACGGGCCGCTGATCGTTTGGATTCGCATCGCCCGCTGGTGGTCGGCGACCGGCTGGATACCGATATCCTCGGTGGCTTCCGCGCTGGATTCTCTACCGCCTTGGTGCTGACCGGCGTGGATTCGCCGCGGACAGCCCTGGGTGCTCCAGTGGAGCAACGGCCCAACTACCTCATCAACACGCTCGCTGACTTGTACCGGCCATACCCGACCATCAAGGTGCTGGGCTATGGCGTGCAGGTCGGCGACGCGGTGGCCAAGGTCGATGCCGGTTCCATTGAGGTATCGGGCAGCGAATCAGATTTAAACGCATGGCGGGCAGCGTGCCATGCCTGGTGGCTTGCCCATCCGCGGCAAAGCGGTCATGAAGTTCCCGAAATCCGGTTTACCGAGCGTGGACTGGACACCCTGCGCCGGGTTCGGGGCTAG
- a CDS encoding NAD kinase, with amino-acid sequence MRRILVFTHTGRQEAIAAAIETCSLLKSAGAITVMRRKDHEAMTEAIGKPMDAIEILGEDCQIDDVDLGVVLGGDGSVLRAAELVREAPLPLVGVNLGHVGFLAEAERSELAATVDALVNQAYTVEERMTIEVKVWLDNVCLAQTWALNEAAVEKANRERMIEVVIEVDGRPISTFGCDGVVMATPTGSTAYSFSAGGPVVWPDVAALIMVPISAHALFAKPLVVSPDSVMAVEILTRTDAGAVLWCDGRRTIELPPGARVEVTRSSRPVYLARLNTTPFSERLVNKFELPITGWRGPAKEDTRRPATTALPIVGPGLQSVEPHHRDEPGIPMVARPEDNA; translated from the coding sequence TTGCGCCGAATCCTAGTTTTCACCCATACCGGACGCCAAGAAGCGATTGCCGCGGCCATAGAAACCTGTTCCCTGCTCAAGTCCGCCGGCGCCATTACGGTGATGCGGCGCAAGGACCATGAGGCCATGACCGAGGCCATCGGCAAGCCCATGGACGCCATCGAGATCCTGGGCGAAGACTGCCAGATCGACGACGTGGATCTGGGCGTCGTGCTCGGGGGAGACGGATCGGTGCTTCGTGCCGCCGAACTTGTCCGCGAAGCCCCGCTGCCACTGGTCGGCGTGAACCTCGGGCATGTGGGCTTCCTGGCCGAAGCTGAACGCAGCGAGCTCGCAGCCACGGTAGATGCACTGGTGAACCAGGCCTACACCGTGGAAGAGCGCATGACCATCGAGGTCAAGGTCTGGCTCGACAATGTCTGCCTCGCGCAGACATGGGCGCTGAACGAAGCAGCGGTGGAAAAGGCCAACCGAGAGCGCATGATCGAGGTCGTGATCGAAGTTGATGGTCGCCCGATCTCCACTTTCGGCTGCGACGGAGTGGTGATGGCAACCCCTACCGGTTCGACCGCATATTCCTTCTCCGCTGGCGGGCCCGTGGTATGGCCAGATGTGGCCGCGCTGATCATGGTGCCCATTTCAGCCCACGCTTTGTTCGCCAAGCCTCTGGTCGTTTCGCCGGATTCAGTGATGGCAGTGGAAATCCTTACCCGAACCGATGCCGGTGCCGTGCTCTGGTGCGATGGCCGGCGCACGATTGAATTGCCGCCCGGAGCGCGTGTGGAAGTCACGCGAAGCAGCCGCCCGGTGTACCTTGCACGCCTTAACACCACTCCATTCTCCGAGCGGCTGGTAAACAAGTTCGAATTGCCTATCACCGGATGGCGCGGTCCAGCCAAGGAAGATACTCGCCGCCCTGCTACTACCGCCCTTCCGATCGTTGGGCCTGGCTTGCAAAGCGTCGAGCCGCATCACCGTGATGAACCGGGAATTCCGATGGTCGCTCGACCTGAGGACAACGCGTAG
- the tyrS gene encoding tyrosine--tRNA ligase → MSDIKQNPVIAGQSNDASFENVWQELKWRGLVHVSTDETELERALSEETVTYYCGFDPTAPSLHLGNLVQLLNMRRLQLAGHKPLALVGGSTGLIGDPRQTAERTLNTKETVNEWVSKLQAQVSRFLSAEGENAVRLVNNLDWTQQLSALDFLRDVGKYFRVGTMVKKEIVAARLNSDEGISYTEFSYQVLQGYDFLELNRQYGCTLQTGGSDQWGNLTSGTDLIRKVQGNSVHAYGTPLITNSDGTKFGKSEGNAIWLDAEMCSPYTFYQFWLNTADADVIDRLKVFTFLTREQIAQLETEVAESPFKRVAQRTLAWEVTSLVHGAQATEQVITASAAVFGNGDLSAIDLPTLESVIAELPTAKVSAEDLGILNVLQASGLSKSQSEARRTVTEGGAYVNNDKVEGIDTVLSESGFLHGRYAIVRRGKKNMAVIELAQ, encoded by the coding sequence ATGTCTGATATCAAGCAGAATCCCGTCATTGCGGGACAGAGCAACGACGCATCTTTCGAGAACGTCTGGCAGGAACTGAAGTGGCGCGGCCTGGTGCACGTCTCCACCGACGAAACCGAGCTGGAGCGAGCCCTGTCTGAAGAGACTGTGACCTACTATTGCGGGTTCGACCCCACCGCGCCTTCCCTGCACCTGGGCAACCTGGTGCAGCTGCTGAATATGCGCCGCCTCCAGCTGGCCGGCCATAAGCCCCTGGCCCTGGTCGGCGGTTCCACCGGTTTGATCGGCGATCCGCGCCAGACCGCAGAGCGCACCTTGAACACCAAGGAGACCGTGAACGAATGGGTCTCCAAGCTGCAGGCCCAGGTCTCGCGTTTCCTTTCGGCCGAGGGGGAGAACGCGGTGCGCCTGGTCAACAACCTGGATTGGACCCAGCAACTGTCCGCGCTGGACTTCCTTCGCGATGTGGGCAAGTACTTCCGCGTGGGCACCATGGTCAAGAAGGAGATCGTGGCCGCGCGCCTGAACTCCGATGAGGGCATCAGTTACACCGAGTTCTCCTACCAGGTGCTTCAGGGCTACGACTTCCTGGAGCTGAATCGCCAGTACGGCTGCACCCTGCAGACCGGTGGTTCGGACCAGTGGGGCAACCTGACCAGCGGCACCGACCTGATCCGCAAGGTCCAGGGCAATTCGGTGCACGCCTACGGCACCCCGCTGATCACCAATTCCGATGGCACCAAGTTCGGCAAGTCCGAGGGCAACGCCATCTGGCTGGATGCCGAAATGTGCAGCCCGTACACCTTCTACCAGTTCTGGCTGAACACTGCCGACGCCGACGTGATCGACCGCTTGAAGGTGTTCACCTTCTTGACCCGCGAACAGATCGCGCAGCTGGAGACCGAGGTAGCCGAGAGCCCATTCAAGCGCGTCGCCCAGCGCACCTTGGCCTGGGAGGTCACCTCTCTGGTTCACGGTGCGCAGGCAACCGAGCAGGTTATCACCGCTTCGGCTGCGGTATTCGGCAATGGCGATCTGAGCGCAATCGACCTTCCTACTTTGGAATCGGTGATTGCTGAATTGCCAACGGCGAAGGTGTCCGCAGAAGATCTGGGAATCCTGAACGTTTTGCAGGCTTCCGGCCTGAGTAAGTCGCAGTCCGAGGCCCGGCGCACGGTGACCGAGGGTGGGGCCTACGTCAATAACGATAAGGTCGAGGGCATCGATACCGTACTCAGCGAGTCGGGTTTCCTGCATGGCCGATACGCCATCGTGCGTCGCGGTAAGAAGAACATGGCAGTGATCGAACTGGCCCAGTAG
- a CDS encoding tetratricopeptide repeat protein, with the protein MSNDFRRSSDNGRGDFRNSDSNRNNSRDGFKRRDDRGEFKRSEDRGGFKRNEDRGGFRNDRRDDNRGGFKRNEDRGGFRNDRRDDNRGGFKRNEDRGGFRNDRRDDNRGGFKRNEDRGGFRNDRRDDNRGGFKRNEDRGGFRNDRRDDNRGGFKRNEDRGGFRNDRRDDNRGGFKRNEDRGGFRQDRDDNRGGFKRNEDRGGFRQDRDDNRGGFKRNEDRGGFRNDRRDDNRGGFKRNEDRGGFRNDRRDDNRGGFKRNEDRGGFRNDRRDDNRGGFKRNEDRGGFRNDRRDDNRGGFKRNEDRGGFRNDRRDDNRGGFKRNDDRGNFRKDDRSKGDRPARGQRFEDPRAEAARPHNPGDLRISNRADRSQSPDIDEDVTGKELDRVARAQLRYLEERSASWVAKHLVMAGRLLEEDPELAYEHTLAASRRGGRVAVVREAVGIAAYHAGKYADALRELRTHRRISGSDYNLPLIADSLRALGRPEKAIELAHSEESANLEAAVKVEMQIVAAGAYGDQGKLDEALAELESLEQLNFNRAFSFSPRLFTAYADLLSAAGRSEDAKRWNQQVEVAERALGIEQETESFIMDLAPEMDEEEEAPRAKDLIESGQDEEDAEDAEVAESGIDEEDGLVEIAESDTEAEPADAEDESSK; encoded by the coding sequence ATGTCTAACGATTTCCGCCGTAGTTCCGATAACGGGCGAGGCGACTTCCGGAACTCAGATTCAAACCGCAATAATTCGCGCGATGGCTTCAAACGCCGCGACGATCGAGGCGAATTCAAGCGCAGCGAGGATCGTGGTGGCTTCAAGCGCAACGAAGACCGTGGCGGCTTCCGTAATGATCGTCGCGACGACAACCGTGGCGGTTTCAAGCGCAACGAAGACCGTGGTGGCTTCCGCAATGATCGCCGTGATGACAACCGTGGCGGTTTCAAGCGCAACGAAGACCGTGGCGGCTTCCGTAACGATCGCCGTGATGATAACCGCGGTGGTTTCAAGCGCAACGAAGACCGTGGCGGCTTCCGTAACGATCGTCGCGACGACAACCGTGGCGGTTTCAAGCGCAACGAAGACCGTGGCGGCTTCCGCAATGATCGCCGTGATGACAACCGTGGCGGTTTCAAGCGCAACGAAGACCGTGGCGGCTTCCGCAATGATCGCCGTGATGACAACCGTGGCGGTTTCAAGCGCAACGAAGACCGTGGTGGCTTCCGCCAGGACCGCGATGACAACCGTGGCGGTTTCAAGCGCAACGAAGACCGTGGTGGCTTCCGCCAGGACCGCGATGATAACCGCGGTGGTTTCAAGCGCAACGAAGATCGTGGCGGCTTCCGTAACGATCGCCGTGATGACAACCGCGGTGGTTTCAAGCGCAACGAAGACCGTGGCGGCTTCCGCAATGATCGCCGTGATGACAACCGCGGTGGTTTCAAGCGCAACGAAGACCGTGGCGGCTTCCGCAATGATCGCCGTGATGACAACCGCGGTGGTTTCAAGCGCAACGAAGATCGTGGTGGCTTCCGTAATGATCGCCGTGATGATAACCGCGGTGGTTTCAAGCGCAACGAAGATCGTGGTGGCTTCCGTAATGATCGCCGTGATGACAACCGGGGCGGTTTCAAGCGCAACGATGATCGCGGCAATTTCCGCAAGGATGACCGGTCAAAGGGCGACCGCCCTGCTCGCGGACAGCGCTTCGAAGATCCACGTGCCGAGGCTGCCCGCCCTCACAACCCAGGCGATCTGCGAATCTCCAACCGCGCAGACCGTTCGCAGTCTCCAGACATCGATGAGGATGTCACCGGCAAGGAGCTGGATCGCGTTGCTCGCGCTCAGCTTCGTTACCTCGAAGAGCGTTCGGCAAGCTGGGTGGCCAAGCACTTGGTCATGGCTGGCCGTCTGCTGGAAGAAGATCCAGAGCTTGCCTACGAGCACACCTTGGCAGCCTCCCGTCGTGGCGGTCGCGTAGCCGTGGTTCGCGAAGCTGTGGGCATCGCTGCCTACCACGCAGGCAAGTACGCCGATGCCCTGCGCGAATTGCGCACCCACCGCCGTATTTCCGGTTCGGATTACAACCTGCCGCTGATCGCTGATTCGCTGCGCGCGCTGGGCCGCCCGGAGAAGGCCATCGAATTGGCCCACTCTGAGGAGTCGGCGAACCTGGAAGCTGCCGTCAAGGTGGAAATGCAGATCGTCGCAGCCGGCGCCTATGGCGACCAGGGCAAGCTGGACGAAGCATTGGCCGAGCTGGAGTCGCTGGAGCAGCTGAACTTCAACCGTGCATTCTCCTTCAGCCCTCGCTTGTTCACGGCCTATGCTGACCTGCTGTCGGCTGCAGGCCGTTCCGAAGACGCGAAGCGCTGGAACCAGCAGGTCGAGGTCGCAGAACGCGCCTTGGGCATCGAGCAGGAAACTGAATCGTTCATCATGGACCTGGCTCCGGAAATGGATGAAGAGGAAGAAGCGCCTCGTGCCAAGGACCTGATCGAATCGGGCCAGGATGAGGAAGACGCTGAAGATGCCGAGGTCGCTGAGAGCGGAATCGACGAGGAAGACGGCCTGGTAGAGATCGCTGAATCCGACACGGAGGCCGAGCCAGCTGACGCAGAGGACGAATCCTCGAAGTAA
- the recN gene encoding DNA repair protein RecN: MIQEIQISNLGVITEATLPLGPGLTVVTGETGAGKTMVITALSLLLGRRADAGAVRNGAKHALAEAVVHLPPDHHVLDAASQAGAFIEPAGEQSELLLSRSLSAQGRSRATIGGRSAPVGLLAELGHDLVAVHGQSDQIRLKEPVAQRDALDRFAGQSLSRLLSSYQRSYRQWRSAVKELSSLKTESRNRVREAENLRLALDEIDSLDPQPGEDETLREESIKLGNVESLRSASQQAQAVIDSEDFENPGVTTLVETARGLLAQASGDDPVLSSFAERAAELGILASELSSDLAAYAADLDEEGPERLAQIEARRADLNKLMRKYAPSIDEVIAWSAEARSRLEQLGGDDSRIEELENEVVELEHRVASLASELSESRRKAAKKLSSQVSAELKALAMPDAKLVIEVNELDEPGAFGQDAISMLLSPHAGASPRPLGKGASGGELSRVMLAIEVVLAAVDPVPTFVFDEVDQGVGGKAAVAIGERLAMLARHVQVIVVTHLPQVAAYADRHIRVIKNSEAKSKSGAGYTASDVISLDQDARVKELARMLAGQEESDTAQAHAEELLSEAQLLVSSLTTAK; the protein is encoded by the coding sequence ATGATTCAGGAAATCCAGATCTCCAACCTTGGTGTCATCACCGAGGCCACCTTACCGCTGGGCCCGGGGCTCACGGTGGTCACCGGTGAGACCGGTGCTGGTAAGACCATGGTGATCACCGCACTGTCCTTGCTGCTGGGTCGACGTGCGGATGCCGGAGCGGTACGCAATGGTGCCAAGCATGCGCTGGCTGAAGCCGTGGTGCATCTGCCGCCGGACCATCACGTTCTTGACGCCGCAAGCCAGGCGGGAGCCTTCATCGAGCCCGCCGGCGAACAAAGCGAACTATTGCTTTCACGATCGCTCTCGGCCCAGGGGCGTTCCCGGGCTACCATCGGCGGGCGCAGCGCCCCCGTGGGTTTGCTCGCCGAACTGGGCCATGATCTCGTAGCGGTCCACGGCCAATCCGACCAGATCAGGCTCAAGGAACCGGTCGCTCAACGTGATGCGCTGGATCGCTTCGCCGGCCAGTCGCTTAGTCGCCTGTTGAGCAGCTATCAGCGTTCGTACCGGCAGTGGCGCTCGGCGGTCAAGGAGCTATCAAGCCTGAAAACCGAATCGCGTAATCGTGTACGAGAAGCCGAAAATCTGCGTCTGGCCCTGGACGAGATCGATTCTCTTGACCCGCAACCCGGTGAAGACGAAACGTTGCGTGAGGAGTCAATCAAGCTGGGCAACGTCGAGTCGCTGCGATCGGCCAGCCAGCAAGCGCAGGCAGTGATCGATTCCGAGGACTTTGAAAACCCCGGCGTCACCACCCTGGTGGAAACTGCCAGGGGATTGCTCGCGCAAGCCAGCGGTGATGACCCCGTGCTGTCTTCTTTTGCCGAACGCGCCGCTGAATTGGGGATCCTCGCTTCAGAACTTTCCAGCGATCTGGCCGCCTATGCAGCCGATCTGGACGAAGAAGGCCCGGAGCGACTCGCGCAAATCGAAGCGCGCCGCGCTGACCTCAACAAGCTCATGCGCAAATACGCCCCGAGCATCGATGAGGTGATCGCTTGGTCTGCCGAGGCCCGTTCCAGGCTGGAACAGCTCGGCGGCGATGATTCGCGGATCGAAGAACTTGAGAATGAAGTCGTTGAGCTAGAGCACCGTGTTGCATCCCTGGCTTCGGAGCTATCCGAGTCACGTCGCAAGGCCGCGAAGAAACTCTCCTCGCAGGTCTCGGCCGAATTGAAAGCCTTGGCGATGCCTGACGCCAAACTCGTCATCGAGGTTAACGAATTGGATGAGCCAGGGGCCTTCGGCCAAGACGCCATCTCAATGTTGCTCTCTCCTCATGCAGGGGCGTCCCCTCGGCCTTTGGGGAAGGGCGCCAGCGGTGGCGAGCTATCACGTGTCATGCTGGCCATTGAAGTCGTCCTGGCTGCGGTTGACCCGGTGCCGACCTTTGTCTTTGACGAAGTCGACCAAGGTGTCGGCGGCAAGGCTGCCGTGGCCATTGGCGAACGCCTGGCGATGTTAGCCCGGCACGTGCAGGTCATCGTGGTGACGCACCTGCCTCAGGTCGCAGCGTATGCGGATCGCCATATCAGGGTGATCAAGAATTCGGAGGCGAAATCAAAATCAGGCGCCGGGTACACCGCCAGTGACGTGATCAGCCTTGATCAAGACGCCCGCGTCAAGGAATTGGCGCGGATGCTGGCGGGCCAAGAGGAATCGGACACAGCTCAGGCGCATGCCGAGGAACTGCTTTCCGAAGCCCAGCTTCTAGTGTCATCGCTCACCACGGCAAAGTGA
- a CDS encoding HelD family protein translates to MSARGTRVTETIERDLLAESEYVGRLYQRLDELRAEKVEQLERTRAQGAVGTFQNMSERDSFATLYEDRIAQLDAVQDRLVFGRLDMAGKDQGPRYIGRIGLSDEDLNRLMIDWRATEAAPFYQATALNPRGVRRRRHLMLKGRSVAGIEDDVLDETWLDEGHTHHGEGALMAALREKRTGRMGDIVGTIQAEQDAIIRAELPGAVVVQGGPGTGKTAVALHRAAFLLYEYRERLKNAGVLIVGPSNSFMRYIERVLPSLGETGVVMSSVGELYHGVHAVPESNRTVARLKGQLSMAKVIANAVRNRQRLIPDDRTVVVEGTRLTLTPKMVKNARERARHTHKPYNEARETFVKVLVGDLSEQLRRKLEESAGQSSTTDRSYLPQEVRESQDVRVLLNLCWMPMTPHQLVAELFAKPHLLAAAAPHLKEAERDALYRMAGAPFTEADVPLLDEAAQLLGEFADPNAAAHTAQYEADVENAKAALRNMHTMLENAGIDGVITAEQVAGVNQETAAKLTAAERAVADRTWAYGHIVVDEAQELSPMQWRLLVRRCPMKSFTIVGDIAQTSAASGASSWSQALEPFFGERFELEELTVNYRTPAQIADAAVRVAQAAGLRITTPRAVREGDWPPVMTSAEQENIDEALLSALDQELEYSAGGLQAVIVPQQDLPRVRSAVAEVYGERVGTGSGGMSQDIVVISARESKGLEFDGVLILEPAQLVAEVDGGVGDLYVAMTRTTQRLHVVHSQPLPQGLG, encoded by the coding sequence GTGAGCGCGAGGGGAACCAGGGTGACCGAGACGATCGAACGCGACTTGTTGGCTGAATCCGAGTATGTCGGGCGCTTGTACCAGCGGCTCGATGAGCTGCGCGCAGAAAAGGTCGAGCAGCTGGAGCGCACCCGGGCCCAAGGCGCCGTGGGAACCTTCCAGAACATGTCCGAGCGCGATTCCTTCGCCACGTTGTACGAGGACCGGATCGCCCAATTAGATGCGGTCCAGGACCGGCTGGTGTTCGGCCGACTCGACATGGCTGGCAAGGACCAGGGGCCGCGCTATATCGGGCGCATTGGCTTGTCCGATGAGGACCTGAACCGGCTGATGATCGACTGGCGAGCCACCGAGGCCGCCCCGTTCTACCAGGCCACCGCGCTGAATCCGCGCGGGGTGCGCCGCCGCCGCCACCTGATGCTCAAGGGCCGTTCGGTCGCCGGCATCGAAGACGACGTGCTCGATGAGACCTGGCTCGACGAGGGCCACACCCATCATGGCGAGGGCGCCCTGATGGCTGCCCTGCGGGAAAAGCGCACCGGCCGCATGGGCGATATCGTCGGCACCATCCAAGCCGAGCAGGATGCGATCATCCGCGCCGAACTGCCCGGCGCCGTGGTAGTCCAGGGCGGTCCGGGCACCGGCAAGACCGCAGTCGCGCTGCACCGCGCCGCCTTCTTGCTCTACGAGTACCGCGAACGGCTGAAGAACGCCGGCGTGCTGATCGTCGGCCCTTCCAACTCCTTCATGCGCTACATCGAGCGCGTGCTTCCGTCGCTGGGCGAAACCGGCGTGGTGATGTCCTCGGTGGGCGAGCTCTACCATGGCGTGCATGCCGTGCCGGAATCCAATCGCACCGTGGCCCGGCTCAAGGGCCAGCTGTCCATGGCCAAGGTCATCGCCAACGCGGTGCGCAACCGCCAGCGCCTGATCCCGGATGATCGCACGGTGGTGGTTGAGGGCACGCGCCTGACGCTCACCCCCAAGATGGTCAAAAATGCCCGGGAGCGCGCCCGCCATACGCACAAGCCCTACAACGAGGCCCGCGAAACCTTCGTGAAGGTCCTTGTCGGGGACCTGTCGGAGCAGCTGCGCCGCAAGTTGGAGGAATCGGCCGGCCAGTCTTCGACCACCGATCGTTCCTACCTGCCGCAGGAAGTCCGCGAATCCCAGGATGTGCGCGTGCTGCTGAACCTGTGCTGGATGCCGATGACCCCGCACCAGCTGGTCGCCGAGCTTTTCGCCAAGCCGCACCTGTTGGCAGCCGCCGCGCCGCATTTGAAGGAAGCCGAACGCGATGCGCTCTACCGCATGGCCGGCGCACCGTTCACCGAGGCCGATGTGCCATTGCTCGACGAGGCGGCCCAGCTGCTGGGCGAGTTCGCCGACCCGAATGCCGCAGCCCATACCGCCCAATACGAGGCGGATGTCGAAAATGCCAAGGCGGCATTGCGCAATATGCACACCATGCTGGAGAACGCCGGCATCGATGGCGTGATCACCGCCGAGCAAGTGGCCGGAGTGAACCAGGAGACCGCCGCGAAGCTCACCGCCGCAGAACGCGCGGTTGCCGATCGAACCTGGGCCTATGGCCACATCGTTGTTGACGAGGCGCAGGAGCTTTCGCCGATGCAGTGGCGCCTGCTGGTGCGTCGCTGCCCGATGAAGTCCTTCACCATCGTCGGCGATATCGCGCAGACCTCGGCCGCATCGGGCGCCAGCAGCTGGTCTCAGGCCCTGGAACCATTCTTCGGGGAGCGTTTTGAGCTTGAAGAGCTGACGGTCAACTATCGCACCCCGGCGCAGATCGCCGATGCCGCGGTACGCGTCGCCCAGGCTGCGGGCCTGCGCATCACCACCCCTCGGGCGGTACGCGAGGGCGATTGGCCGCCGGTGATGACCAGCGCCGAGCAGGAGAATATCGATGAGGCCCTGCTATCAGCGCTCGATCAGGAACTGGAGTATTCGGCTGGTGGCCTGCAAGCGGTCATCGTCCCGCAGCAGGATCTTCCGCGGGTCCGCTCGGCGGTGGCAGAGGTCTATGGCGAACGCGTGGGAACCGGATCCGGTGGCATGAGCCAGGACATCGTGGTGATTTCCGCCCGGGAGTCCAAGGGCCTGGAATTCGACGGCGTGCTGATTCTCGAACCGGCGCAGCTGGTGGCGGAGGTCGATGGCGGAGTGGGCGATTTGTATGTGGCCATGACCCGTACGACACAGCGCTTGCATGTGGTTCACAGCCAGCCGCTGCCACAGGGCCTGGGCTGA